In Nocardioides sp. InS609-2, a single genomic region encodes these proteins:
- a CDS encoding HNH endonuclease signature motif containing protein: MAITTSELPDTASAVLAFARSSRAIADRGEAELLVAACEWADLHPASSVSDAAAFLLGGGSEHEEPVAGPGAPLVAEFCIAEFGAVLGISTVSAKHLIGQALELRHRLPRLWRRVQSGDLPAWRARRVAETTIHADLSREAASYVDAQLAPFAHRTSTSAVDRLVDAAIARFDPERAAAEARLAADRRHVTIEEEQVSFAGTIRVTAELDLADALDFGAAVTHGADVLKSLGSEESLDARRASAVGEMARSQLSLDLTAGFETGLRTSSTSGRQVVLHVHLIEGDPVARLERGNLAALDQIQQWCTQSRTQVVVRPVIDLNEHLVCDGYHPSARLREQVILRDQTCVFPWCTKSSRSCDLDHIVPWEDGAVTSTDNLAALCRRHHRLKTHGRWRYRRTGPAAYTWTSPHGHGFVRDDEGTKPG; this comes from the coding sequence ATGGCGATCACGACGAGCGAGCTTCCCGACACCGCATCCGCGGTGCTGGCGTTCGCCCGCTCATCTCGCGCCATTGCTGATCGTGGCGAGGCCGAGTTGCTGGTCGCTGCGTGCGAGTGGGCTGATCTGCACCCGGCTTCGTCGGTCTCGGATGCGGCGGCGTTCCTGCTCGGCGGTGGCTCGGAGCATGAGGAGCCGGTCGCTGGTCCGGGTGCGCCGTTGGTGGCGGAGTTCTGCATCGCGGAGTTCGGTGCCGTCCTGGGCATCTCCACGGTGTCGGCGAAGCACCTGATCGGTCAGGCCCTCGAGCTGCGGCACCGTCTCCCGCGGTTGTGGCGCCGGGTGCAGTCCGGTGACCTGCCGGCCTGGCGGGCACGCCGGGTCGCGGAGACCACCATCCACGCTGACTTGTCCCGTGAGGCCGCGTCGTACGTCGACGCCCAGCTCGCCCCGTTCGCGCACCGCACCTCGACCTCGGCCGTCGATCGGTTGGTGGATGCGGCGATCGCCCGGTTCGACCCCGAACGCGCTGCTGCCGAAGCCCGGCTCGCTGCCGACAGGCGGCACGTGACGATCGAGGAGGAGCAGGTCTCCTTCGCCGGCACCATCCGGGTGACCGCCGAGCTCGACCTGGCCGACGCCCTCGACTTCGGCGCCGCCGTCACCCACGGTGCAGACGTCTTGAAGAGCCTCGGGTCCGAAGAGTCGCTCGATGCCCGGCGGGCGTCCGCGGTCGGTGAGATGGCGCGGTCCCAGCTGTCGCTCGACCTGACCGCAGGTTTCGAGACAGGACTTCGCACTTCCTCCACCAGCGGAAGACAGGTCGTGCTCCACGTCCACCTGATCGAGGGCGACCCGGTCGCCCGCCTCGAACGCGGCAACCTCGCCGCCCTGGACCAGATCCAGCAGTGGTGCACTCAGTCCCGCACCCAGGTGGTCGTGAGGCCGGTCATCGACCTCAACGAGCACCTCGTCTGCGACGGCTACCACCCCTCGGCCCGGCTCCGCGAACAGGTGATCCTCCGCGACCAGACCTGCGTCTTCCCCTGGTGCACCAAGAGCTCGAGGTCCTGCGACCTCGACCACATCGTCCCGTGGGAAGACGGTGCTGTGACCTCCACCGACAACCTGGCCGCACTCTGTCGACGACATCACCGGCTGAAGACCCATGGCAGGTGGCGGTACCGGCGCACCGGCCCTGCGGCGTACACCTGGACCAGCCCCCACGGCCACGGGTTCGTCAGGGACGACGAAGGCACCAAGCCGGGTTGA
- the infC gene encoding translation initiation factor IF-3: MNDRIRVPEVRLVGPNGETVGIVPTDQALKLAQEADLDLVEIAPQGRPPVCKLMDYGKFKYENAQKAREARRNQTNVIIKEMKLRPKIDAHDYETKKGHVVRFLRAGDKVKITIMFRGREQHRPELGFRLLQKLAEDVTELGFVESSPKQDGRNMIMVLGPHKKKADAKVDIQAEKDTKAAERAALVADEQAEREAAHAAGPVAKKRERGRSENLDPEIEA; encoded by the coding sequence ATCAACGACAGGATCCGGGTTCCCGAGGTCCGGCTCGTCGGACCCAACGGCGAAACGGTTGGCATCGTGCCGACCGACCAGGCGTTGAAGCTTGCCCAGGAGGCGGACCTCGACCTGGTCGAGATCGCGCCCCAAGGACGACCCCCCGTGTGCAAGCTCATGGACTACGGGAAGTTCAAGTACGAGAACGCCCAGAAGGCCCGTGAGGCACGCCGGAACCAGACGAACGTGATCATCAAGGAGATGAAGCTTCGTCCCAAGATCGACGCGCACGACTACGAGACGAAGAAGGGCCACGTGGTCCGCTTCCTCCGCGCCGGCGACAAGGTGAAGATCACCATCATGTTCCGCGGCCGCGAGCAGCACCGCCCCGAGCTGGGCTTCCGCCTGCTCCAGAAGCTGGCCGAGGACGTCACGGAGCTGGGCTTCGTCGAGTCGTCGCCCAAGCAGGACGGCCGCAACATGATCATGGTGCTCGGCCCGCACAAGAAGAAGGCCGACGCCAAGGTCGACATCCAGGCCGAGAAGGACACCAAGGCAGCCGAGCGTGCCGCCCTGGTTGCCGACGAGCAGGCCGAGCGCGAAGCAGCGCACGCCGCCGGCCCGGTTGCCAAGAAGAGGGAGCGCGGTCGCTCCGAGAACCTGGATCCCGAGATCGAGGCGTGA
- a CDS encoding aldo/keto reductase family protein produces MKFRYLGNSGLKISEITYGNWLTHGSQVENDVAIQCVRAALDAGISTYDTADVYANTAAETVLGEALKGERRESLEVFTKVYWPTGPRGKNDTGLSRKHIVEAIDGSLTRLQTDYVDLYQAHRYDTETPLEETMQAFADVVRQGKALYIGVSEWTADQLRAGHALSRELGFQLISSQPQYSMLWRVIEDEVVPASRELGISQIVWSPIAQGVLTGKYKPGEQPPAGSRATDEKGGADMVKRFMNDDVLGRVQKLEPVAADAGLTMAQLAVAWVLQNDNVAAALIGASRPEQVGENVKAAGVVLEPEVMTAIDEALGDIVVRDPGMTTENSPKTRVA; encoded by the coding sequence ATGAAGTTTCGATACCTCGGCAACAGCGGACTCAAGATCTCCGAGATCACCTACGGCAACTGGCTCACCCACGGCTCCCAGGTGGAGAACGACGTCGCCATCCAGTGTGTGCGAGCGGCGCTCGACGCCGGCATCTCGACGTACGACACGGCAGACGTCTATGCCAACACCGCAGCGGAGACGGTGCTCGGCGAGGCGCTGAAGGGTGAGCGCCGCGAGAGCCTGGAGGTCTTCACGAAGGTCTACTGGCCCACCGGCCCGCGGGGCAAGAACGACACCGGCCTCTCGCGCAAGCACATCGTGGAGGCGATCGACGGCTCCCTGACCCGACTGCAGACCGACTACGTCGACCTCTACCAGGCCCACCGCTACGACACCGAGACCCCGCTCGAGGAGACGATGCAGGCGTTTGCCGACGTCGTGCGCCAGGGCAAGGCGCTCTACATCGGCGTCAGCGAGTGGACCGCCGACCAGTTGCGCGCGGGCCACGCGCTGAGCCGGGAGCTCGGCTTCCAGCTCATCTCGAGCCAGCCGCAGTACTCCATGCTGTGGCGGGTCATCGAGGACGAGGTCGTGCCGGCATCGCGTGAGCTCGGCATCTCGCAGATCGTGTGGAGCCCCATTGCGCAGGGCGTGCTGACCGGCAAGTACAAGCCGGGCGAGCAGCCGCCCGCGGGCTCGCGGGCAACCGACGAGAAGGGCGGGGCCGACATGGTCAAGCGCTTCATGAACGACGACGTGCTCGGGCGCGTGCAGAAGCTGGAGCCTGTCGCCGCCGACGCCGGCCTGACCATGGCACAGCTCGCCGTAGCGTGGGTGCTGCAGAACGACAACGTGGCTGCTGCACTCATCGGCGCCTCGCGGCCCGAGCAGGTCGGCGAGAACGTCAAGGCCGCCGGTGTGGTGCTCGAGCCCGAGGTGATGACGGCGATCGACGAGGCGCTCGGCGACATCGTCGTGCGGGACCCGGGCATGACCACCGAGAACTCTCCCAAGACGCGTGTCGCCTGA
- the rplT gene encoding 50S ribosomal protein L20 → MARVKRAVNAHKKRRVILERASGYRGQRSRLYRKAKEQVTHSLVYSYNDRRKNKGNFRKLWIQRINAAARAQGMTYNRFIQGLNLAGIEVDRKILAELAVNDIAAFTVIVDAAKAALPDDVNAPKAEASA, encoded by the coding sequence ATGGCACGCGTCAAGCGGGCAGTAAACGCCCACAAGAAGCGCCGGGTAATCCTCGAGCGCGCTTCCGGTTACCGCGGTCAGCGTTCGCGCCTGTACCGCAAGGCCAAGGAGCAGGTCACCCACTCGCTGGTCTACAGCTACAACGACCGTCGCAAGAACAAGGGCAACTTCCGCAAACTGTGGATCCAGCGCATCAACGCCGCCGCCCGCGCGCAGGGGATGACCTACAACCGCTTCATCCAGGGCCTGAACCTGGCCGGCATCGAGGTCGACCGCAAGATCCTCGCCGAGCTCGCCGTCAACGACATCGCCGCGTTCACCGTGATCGTCGACGCCGCCAAGGCCGCCCTGCCCGATGACGTCAACGCGCCCAAGGCCGAGGCATCTGCCTGA
- the pheS gene encoding phenylalanine--tRNA ligase subunit alpha: MSGPNTDYDPVEVTPLKAEEVEAMRDAALAAIADADDLEALKQVRLDHVGDRSPLALANREIGALPPQARKDAGQRVGQARGKVNQALGQRQVVLEAEHEERMLVEETVDVTLPTDRRPVGARHPITTFSERIADIFVAMGWDVAEGPWVEAEWLNFDALNMGADHPARTMQDTFWLEPADAALVLRTHTSPVQARTMLTRQPPIHVICPGRVFRTDEIDATHSPVFHQVEGLVIDKGITMAHLKGTLDHMTEALFGEGISTRFRPSYFPFTEPSAEMDMVCFVCRGVDSVACRTCRGEGWIELGGCGVVNPRVLIACGIDPDVYSGFAFGFGIDRMLMFRHNVADLRDVFEGDVRFAQPFGVEI, from the coding sequence ATGTCCGGCCCCAACACCGATTACGACCCCGTCGAGGTCACGCCCCTCAAAGCCGAGGAGGTGGAGGCGATGCGCGACGCCGCGCTCGCGGCCATCGCCGACGCCGACGACCTCGAGGCGCTCAAGCAGGTGCGGCTCGACCACGTCGGCGACCGCTCGCCGCTGGCCCTGGCCAACCGCGAGATCGGTGCGCTGCCGCCGCAGGCCCGCAAGGACGCCGGCCAGCGCGTCGGCCAGGCGCGCGGCAAGGTCAACCAGGCCCTAGGCCAGCGCCAGGTCGTGCTGGAGGCCGAGCACGAGGAGCGGATGCTCGTCGAGGAGACCGTCGACGTCACGCTGCCGACCGACCGGCGTCCCGTCGGTGCCCGGCACCCGATCACGACGTTCTCCGAGCGCATTGCCGACATCTTCGTGGCCATGGGCTGGGACGTCGCCGAGGGCCCGTGGGTCGAGGCCGAGTGGCTGAACTTCGACGCCCTCAACATGGGCGCCGACCACCCCGCGCGCACCATGCAGGACACCTTCTGGCTCGAGCCGGCCGACGCCGCACTGGTGCTGCGCACGCACACCTCGCCCGTGCAGGCCCGCACGATGCTCACCAGGCAGCCGCCGATCCACGTGATCTGCCCCGGTCGCGTCTTCCGGACCGACGAGATCGACGCCACGCACTCGCCCGTCTTCCACCAGGTCGAGGGACTCGTCATCGACAAGGGCATCACGATGGCCCACCTCAAGGGCACGCTCGACCACATGACCGAGGCCCTGTTCGGTGAGGGCATCTCCACGCGCTTCCGGCCGTCGTACTTCCCGTTCACCGAACCGTCGGCCGAGATGGACATGGTCTGCTTCGTGTGTCGCGGCGTCGACTCCGTCGCCTGCCGCACCTGCCGCGGCGAGGGCTGGATCGAGCTCGGTGGTTGCGGCGTGGTCAACCCGCGCGTGCTGATCGCGTGCGGCATCGACCCCGACGTCTACTCGGGCTTCGCGTTCGGCTTCGGCATCGACCGGATGCTGATGTTCCGCCACAACGTCGCCGACCTGCGCGACGTCTTCGAAGGAGACGTCCGCTTCGCCCAGCCGTTCGGAGTCGAGATCTGA
- a CDS encoding PAS domain-containing sensor histidine kinase — translation MSSIQAARFADVYATTQESLDLLPDGVVMADADGTVVAANWVAAELLGRPVDELVGRPLREVLTLIDQDGHDWVSENRPYDGLRTRTGVPEQSWLLSSGLEVLVNAKLHRRDVRSPVEMLVIGLRNGRGRARLDRERSDLVATVAHELRSPLTGVKGFVQAMLNRWDKLSDEQKKLMLTTVNADADRLARLIAELLDVARIDTGRLSLYPRESDAGVLTARAVDSVQAGTARPIELAVAEALPEVFADPDKFTQVVTNLIENAVRHGEGTVRVELFALPADWEFPGIELVVSDQGDGIPEQLRRRVFTKFWTEGTSGGSGLGLYIVGGLARAHGGHVSIGEADGGGARISVVWPGDDRRG, via the coding sequence ATGTCTTCCATTCAAGCGGCTAGATTCGCCGACGTGTACGCCACCACCCAGGAGTCCCTCGACCTGCTGCCCGACGGCGTGGTGATGGCTGACGCCGACGGCACGGTCGTGGCGGCCAACTGGGTCGCCGCGGAGCTCCTCGGCCGCCCCGTCGACGAGCTGGTCGGTCGCCCGCTGCGCGAGGTGCTGACGCTGATCGACCAGGACGGCCACGACTGGGTGTCGGAGAACAGGCCGTACGACGGGCTGCGCACCCGCACCGGCGTGCCCGAGCAGTCGTGGCTGCTGTCCAGCGGCCTGGAGGTGCTGGTCAACGCCAAGCTGCACCGCCGCGACGTGCGGTCCCCGGTGGAGATGCTCGTGATCGGCCTGCGCAACGGCCGCGGCCGGGCCCGGCTCGACCGCGAGCGATCCGACCTCGTGGCGACCGTCGCGCACGAGCTGCGTTCGCCGTTGACCGGTGTCAAGGGCTTCGTGCAGGCGATGCTGAACCGCTGGGACAAGCTGAGCGACGAGCAGAAGAAGCTGATGCTCACCACCGTCAACGCCGACGCCGACCGGCTCGCTCGGCTGATCGCCGAGCTCCTCGACGTGGCCCGCATCGACACCGGTCGGCTCAGTCTCTACCCGCGCGAGTCCGATGCCGGGGTGCTGACCGCACGCGCGGTCGACTCGGTGCAGGCAGGCACGGCGCGGCCGATCGAGCTGGCCGTGGCCGAGGCCCTGCCCGAGGTCTTCGCCGACCCCGACAAGTTCACCCAGGTCGTCACCAACCTCATCGAGAACGCCGTACGGCACGGCGAGGGCACCGTGCGCGTCGAGCTCTTTGCGCTGCCGGCCGACTGGGAGTTCCCGGGCATCGAGCTGGTGGTCTCCGACCAGGGCGACGGCATCCCCGAGCAGCTGCGGCGACGAGTGTTCACGAAGTTCTGGACCGAGGGCACCAGCGGCGGTTCCGGCCTCGGTCTCTACATCGTCGGCGGGCTCGCCCGCGCGCACGGCGGCCACGTCAGCATCGGCGAGGCAGACGGCGGCGGCGCCCGCATCAGCGTCGTGTGGCCGGGCGACGACCGCCGCGGCTGA
- a CDS encoding DUF4153 domain-containing protein, with the protein MSGEPLGRVTSIKVKLGLLVAASVVIATAVGTLGSVGGVTPWLAVPVTVAIALGVTQLLAAGMTSPLRQMTEVARRMARGDYSGRVDASAGDEVGELARTFNQMAADLGHVDSERQALVATVSHELRTPVAALTARLENLADGVEAPDDDTLAGVLDQARRLGGLVDDLLDLSRVDAGVAPLRLADLDVAGFLVDLVDTGTSPVRGVTYDVSAPDGLTVQADPARLCQLVTNLLDNAARHSPTSGVVTVRATGGPSSWTLEITDSGPGVQAADREHVFERFGTLTGPEGGDTGGGTGLGLAIARWVADLHHGSIGFTDPEGDAPGARVVVTLPLAPHSASSQGDVLMPVTTPPAQQPATAPVSPPPLIDPLFGAFWREDNLPGRRDLVGAALAVGVLAGVVLPFRDLGVAMFLVLVSGTATLAYAARHRRDPFTMACLVGCTVLCLPTVLLDAEWISSLCWLAGGALALIGVTRGSSVPSFLLGWLAWPLASLRGLPWFGRTLTGLTGRGSAPALIRTIVWSLLAVVVFGVLFASADALVASWLDALVPDLDTFAVRAFLAAFVFGLVLAGAYLALNPPQTGLADLEPPRPVRHRYEWLAPVLLVDAVFALFLVAQATVVFGGHDYLERTTGLTYADYVHQGFGQLTVATALTLLVVWAASRKAARTTPGDRLALRASLGGLCLMTLVVVASALFRMDVYQDAYGFTRLRLLVDVFEGWLGVVVLGVLVAGLRLEGRWLPRAAVFAGAAALAGLALVNPDAWIARHNIDRYETSGKVDFDYLAGLSADAVPELMKLPDDVRACALMSGWRSDDDWLGWNLGRARARLAVGGESLAVPPIQSCPGDLDRTTY; encoded by the coding sequence GTGAGTGGGGAGCCGCTCGGCCGCGTCACGTCGATCAAGGTCAAGCTCGGCCTGCTGGTGGCGGCGAGCGTCGTGATCGCGACGGCGGTCGGGACGCTCGGCTCGGTCGGGGGAGTGACCCCCTGGCTGGCCGTGCCGGTGACCGTGGCGATCGCGCTGGGCGTGACGCAGCTGCTGGCGGCGGGCATGACCAGCCCGCTGCGCCAGATGACCGAGGTGGCGCGGCGGATGGCGCGCGGCGACTACTCCGGCCGCGTCGATGCGTCGGCGGGCGACGAGGTCGGCGAGCTGGCCCGCACCTTCAACCAGATGGCCGCGGACCTCGGACATGTCGACTCGGAGCGCCAGGCGCTGGTCGCGACCGTCTCGCACGAGCTGCGTACGCCGGTGGCCGCGCTGACCGCGCGCCTGGAGAACCTCGCCGACGGCGTCGAAGCGCCCGACGACGACACGCTGGCGGGCGTGCTCGACCAGGCCCGTCGACTCGGTGGCCTGGTCGACGACCTCCTCGACCTCTCGCGCGTCGATGCCGGCGTAGCGCCGCTGCGGCTCGCCGACCTCGATGTCGCGGGCTTCCTCGTCGACCTCGTCGACACAGGCACGTCGCCCGTGCGAGGCGTCACCTACGACGTCTCGGCGCCCGACGGACTCACGGTGCAGGCCGACCCGGCACGGCTGTGCCAGTTGGTCACCAACCTGCTCGACAACGCGGCCCGGCACAGCCCCACCAGCGGAGTCGTGACCGTGCGAGCCACTGGCGGCCCCAGCAGCTGGACCCTCGAGATCACCGACTCCGGCCCCGGTGTGCAGGCGGCCGACCGCGAGCACGTCTTCGAACGCTTCGGCACTCTCACCGGCCCCGAGGGCGGTGACACCGGCGGCGGCACCGGTCTCGGCCTCGCGATCGCGCGCTGGGTGGCCGACCTGCACCACGGGTCGATCGGCTTCACCGACCCCGAAGGCGACGCCCCAGGAGCGCGGGTCGTGGTGACCCTGCCGCTGGCGCCCCACAGCGCATCATCCCAAGGAGACGTGCTCATGCCCGTGACGACCCCGCCCGCCCAGCAGCCCGCGACGGCACCGGTGTCACCGCCCCCGCTCATTGACCCGCTCTTCGGCGCATTCTGGCGCGAGGACAACCTCCCTGGCCGGCGTGACCTGGTCGGTGCTGCGCTCGCCGTCGGCGTCCTGGCGGGCGTCGTACTCCCGTTCAGGGATCTTGGCGTGGCGATGTTCCTCGTGCTCGTCTCGGGCACGGCGACACTCGCGTACGCCGCGCGGCACCGCCGCGATCCCTTCACGATGGCCTGTCTTGTCGGATGCACGGTGCTGTGCCTGCCGACCGTGCTGCTCGACGCGGAGTGGATCTCGTCGCTGTGCTGGTTGGCCGGTGGCGCGCTGGCGCTGATCGGCGTGACGCGGGGGAGCAGCGTGCCGTCGTTCCTGCTCGGCTGGCTGGCTTGGCCGCTCGCCTCGCTTCGTGGGCTGCCGTGGTTCGGCCGAACGTTGACCGGGCTCACCGGACGGGGCAGCGCGCCCGCCTTGATCCGCACGATCGTCTGGTCGCTGCTGGCAGTCGTGGTCTTCGGGGTGCTGTTCGCATCCGCAGATGCGCTTGTGGCGTCGTGGCTGGACGCGCTGGTGCCCGACCTCGACACCTTCGCCGTGCGCGCCTTCCTGGCCGCGTTCGTCTTCGGCCTCGTCCTGGCCGGGGCGTACCTGGCGCTGAACCCGCCCCAGACCGGGCTCGCCGACCTCGAGCCGCCTCGGCCCGTGCGACACCGCTACGAGTGGCTGGCGCCGGTGCTGCTGGTCGACGCCGTCTTCGCGCTGTTCCTCGTGGCCCAGGCCACCGTCGTCTTCGGCGGCCACGACTACCTCGAACGCACCACCGGCCTCACCTACGCCGACTACGTGCACCAGGGCTTCGGCCAGCTCACCGTCGCGACCGCCCTCACCCTGCTCGTCGTCTGGGCGGCGTCTCGCAAGGCAGCGCGTACGACGCCGGGCGACCGGCTCGCGCTGCGTGCGTCCCTCGGCGGGCTGTGCCTGATGACGCTCGTCGTGGTCGCTTCTGCCCTCTTCCGGATGGACGTCTACCAGGACGCCTACGGGTTCACGCGTCTGCGCCTGCTCGTCGACGTCTTCGAGGGCTGGCTGGGCGTCGTCGTGCTGGGCGTGCTGGTCGCCGGGCTGCGGCTCGAGGGGCGCTGGCTGCCCCGCGCCGCGGTGTTCGCCGGGGCCGCGGCGCTGGCAGGCCTGGCCCTGGTCAACCCGGACGCCTGGATCGCCCGGCACAACATCGATCGCTACGAGACGTCGGGCAAGGTCGACTTCGACTACCTCGCGGGGCTGTCGGCCGACGCTGTCCCCGAGCTGATGAAGCTGCCTGACGATGTGCGTGCCTGTGCCCTGATGAGCGGCTGGCGCAGCGACGACGACTGGTTGGGCTGGAACCTCGGCCGCGCACGGGCCCGACTCGCGGTCGGCGGTGAGAGTCTCGCGGTCCCACCGATCCAGTCGTGCCCGGGTGACCTGGACCGAACGACGTACTAA
- a CDS encoding DUF4031 domain-containing protein, with translation MILIDPPAVPHHGRLWSHLASDASYDELHEFAAVLGLPPRGFDRDHYDVPEEYYEAMVEAGAREVTSRELVIALRRAGLRRPKAAHG, from the coding sequence ATGATCCTGATCGACCCGCCCGCCGTGCCGCACCACGGCCGGCTCTGGTCGCACCTGGCCAGCGACGCGTCGTACGACGAGCTGCACGAGTTCGCGGCCGTTCTCGGTCTGCCGCCCCGGGGTTTCGACCGCGACCACTACGACGTGCCGGAGGAGTACTACGAGGCCATGGTCGAGGCCGGCGCGCGCGAGGTGACGTCGCGCGAGCTGGTCATCGCGCTTCGTCGAGCGGGGCTGCGCCGCCCGAAGGCAGCCCACGGCTGA
- a CDS encoding response regulator transcription factor, with protein sequence MSQPTTSDLPQSAHRRVLVVEDDPVINDAVTRRLVAEGYDVTQAWDGPAAVAAAAECRPDVLVLDVMLPGFDGLEVCRRVQATRPVPVLMLTARDDEADILAGLAVGADDYLTKPFGMRELVARIGALLRRVERAGVLAAQPAGVLTVGDLTVDTGTRRVDVAGGEVHLTPTEFDLLVCLAGEPRQVLTRERLLAEVWDWPDASGTRTVDSHVKALRAKLGAGRVRTVHGVGYALEAP encoded by the coding sequence GTGAGCCAGCCGACCACATCAGACCTCCCACAGAGCGCCCACAGACGAGTGCTCGTGGTCGAGGACGACCCGGTCATCAACGACGCGGTCACCCGTCGTCTCGTCGCCGAGGGGTACGACGTCACGCAGGCCTGGGACGGACCCGCGGCCGTGGCGGCGGCCGCCGAGTGCCGGCCGGACGTGCTCGTGCTCGACGTCATGCTGCCCGGGTTCGACGGGCTAGAGGTGTGCCGCCGTGTGCAGGCGACGCGCCCGGTGCCGGTGTTGATGCTCACCGCGCGCGACGACGAGGCAGACATCCTTGCCGGACTGGCGGTGGGCGCCGACGACTACCTGACAAAGCCGTTCGGCATGCGCGAGCTCGTCGCCAGGATCGGCGCCCTGCTGCGGCGCGTGGAGCGAGCCGGTGTGCTCGCGGCCCAGCCGGCCGGCGTACTCACCGTCGGAGACCTGACCGTCGACACCGGCACTCGACGGGTCGACGTGGCCGGCGGCGAGGTGCACCTGACGCCGACGGAGTTCGACCTGCTCGTCTGTCTCGCCGGCGAGCCGCGTCAGGTGCTGACCCGCGAGCGGCTGCTGGCCGAGGTGTGGGACTGGCCCGACGCGTCGGGCACGCGCACCGTAGACAGCCACGTCAAGGCACTGCGCGCCAAGCTCGGCGCCGGCCGGGTGCGCACCGTGCACGGCGTCGGCTACGCGCTGGAGGCACCGTGA
- a CDS encoding RNA methyltransferase, with protein MSPDEPGRPLAASNSRVKAARKLARRSERAEQQLFLADGAKAVEGALSVDGCVVELFATTTAVGQYADLLAAADVTLVDDRAMAGLSDSVNPAGVVAVCRFVDVPLSSLAGRAESTPALWVICADVRDPGNAGTVIRTADAAGADAVVLAGSSVDAYNPKTVRATVGSLFHLPIVVEPDPVAAIEAARAAGLTVLATTGGGSVDLYDADLSGPTAWLFGNEAHGLPPELVALADHQVAIPIHGRAESLNLSTAAAICLYSSARAHRS; from the coding sequence GTGTCGCCTGACGAACCGGGGCGGCCGCTGGCTGCCTCGAACTCGCGGGTCAAGGCGGCCCGCAAGCTGGCTCGGCGCTCCGAACGCGCCGAGCAGCAGCTGTTCCTTGCCGACGGCGCGAAGGCCGTGGAGGGTGCGCTGTCGGTCGACGGCTGCGTGGTCGAGCTGTTCGCGACAACCACCGCCGTCGGTCAGTACGCCGACCTGTTGGCCGCCGCTGACGTGACCCTGGTCGACGACCGGGCCATGGCTGGCCTGTCGGACTCGGTGAACCCGGCCGGGGTGGTGGCGGTGTGCCGGTTCGTCGACGTGCCGCTCTCATCACTGGCTGGTCGAGCGGAGTCGACACCGGCCCTCTGGGTGATCTGTGCCGACGTCCGAGACCCCGGCAACGCCGGCACGGTCATCCGCACGGCCGATGCCGCCGGTGCGGACGCGGTGGTGCTGGCCGGCTCCTCGGTCGACGCCTACAACCCCAAGACGGTGCGGGCCACGGTGGGCAGTCTCTTCCACCTGCCGATCGTGGTCGAGCCCGATCCGGTGGCCGCGATCGAGGCGGCCAGGGCTGCAGGTCTGACCGTGCTCGCGACCACCGGCGGCGGCTCGGTCGACCTGTACGACGCTGACCTGTCGGGCCCCACCGCCTGGCTGTTCGGCAACGAGGCGCACGGGCTCCCGCCCGAGCTGGTCGCCCTGGCCGACCACCAGGTCGCCATCCCGATCCACGGCCGCGCCGAGAGCCTCAACCTCTCGACCGCCGCGGCGATCTGCCTCTACTCCTCAGCGCGGGCCCACCGGTCATGA
- the rpmI gene encoding 50S ribosomal protein L35, translating to MPKNKTHSGASKRFRVTGTGKILREKAGKRHNLEKMPSKVTRRLSGTTEVAKADVKRVKKMLGL from the coding sequence ATGCCGAAGAACAAGACTCACTCCGGTGCCAGCAAGCGCTTCCGCGTGACCGGCACGGGCAAGATCCTTCGCGAGAAGGCTGGCAAGCGCCACAACCTCGAGAAGATGCCCTCCAAGGTCACCCGCCGCCTGAGCGGCACGACCGAGGTCGCCAAGGCCGACGTCAAGCGTGTCAAGAAGATGCTCGGTCTCTGA